From a region of the Acinetobacter calcoaceticus genome:
- a CDS encoding ABC transporter permease codes for MRNLLKPLLLQSFRTGGLYLLIIALSLAISATTALKFSNDQVKNAVSLQASQMLGADLVLSNNEPIEQSWKKRAEQLGLKQTKVTLFSSMAHTQDQFVMVNVKAIEPLFPLRGQLEIEPKTQAIQSGEVWLSQRAADLLKVKLGDAVSIADGTFRFSGVIVRDSNQELGFSGFSPTVIIHQADIAKTHAIQTGSRIDYRLLMAGSSEQVQAFSKQFKQQHQTTNKELDETAGLRLRDASESNSRLLRPLENLDTFLQLANILTILLCGIAIALTSQRYVQQNQDHIALLRCLGASKFQILWAYIGLLSIVSAISIVMGSLLGLVMGYGLLQLMLQLIPQLELSFSLIPLLLGPLPIAIFTSVIVLLGFILPSIWELLNTPPIRVIREQAKSRKSLFFMFFAGISSLIVFSLVLSENLMLSISVLAAIIILCIFLYTAVWLLLHSLKKMKNRLSFYIRSPSQSALQITALALGLSLITVLSVLRTDLLQRWQQQLPEGTPNQFVYGLPPFDLKDFEQQLKQNGWQSTPLYPNIRGRLLAKNDVPFSEEAIKQNNSLRRELNLTQSNQLPNDNAITKGQAQFSGVGQVSVENKTAESLGIQIGDKLSFSLPEGTLQAKVINFRSVEWESFSPNFFFIFSPKTLDENAGSYLGSFYVPKLDQPKMINIIQQFSNTVFIDVDRILDEVKRLMNVLVKIVTVLAALVGFSGVLVLVACLNLLMDERRREVALLRSFGLSKNKMKQMLSFEIGFLGLLAGIVACCFAEVISAIASYKMNMAIQWHFEIWLILPLGMMLVCALIGRYRLGYLCNLPPLQSLRELNQL; via the coding sequence ATGCGCAATCTTCTAAAACCACTTTTACTACAAAGTTTCCGCACAGGTGGATTATATCTGCTCATAATTGCTCTATCGCTTGCGATCAGTGCAACAACCGCTCTGAAATTTAGCAATGACCAAGTTAAAAACGCTGTCAGTTTGCAAGCTTCGCAAATGTTGGGTGCTGATTTAGTTTTATCAAATAATGAACCTATTGAACAGTCTTGGAAAAAAAGGGCAGAGCAGCTTGGCTTAAAGCAAACTAAGGTCACTCTATTTAGTTCTATGGCTCATACCCAAGATCAGTTTGTTATGGTCAATGTAAAAGCAATAGAGCCTTTATTTCCATTAAGAGGACAGTTAGAAATTGAGCCAAAGACGCAAGCAATTCAATCTGGTGAAGTCTGGCTAAGTCAAAGGGCTGCTGATTTACTTAAAGTAAAACTTGGTGATGCTGTTTCTATTGCGGATGGCACCTTCCGTTTTAGTGGCGTGATTGTGCGTGATTCAAATCAGGAGTTAGGTTTCTCTGGCTTTTCTCCCACGGTTATTATTCATCAAGCTGATATTGCTAAAACTCATGCAATTCAGACAGGAAGCAGAATTGATTACCGCTTATTAATGGCAGGTAGCTCTGAACAGGTTCAAGCTTTCTCTAAGCAGTTTAAACAGCAGCATCAAACTACAAATAAAGAATTAGATGAAACGGCAGGCTTGCGTTTACGTGATGCAAGTGAGTCAAATAGTCGATTATTACGCCCACTTGAAAACTTAGATACCTTTTTGCAATTGGCCAATATTTTAACGATTTTATTGTGTGGTATTGCCATCGCTTTAACGAGTCAACGATATGTTCAACAAAACCAAGATCACATTGCGCTTCTCAGATGTTTAGGAGCAAGTAAGTTCCAAATCTTGTGGGCATATATTGGACTACTGTCTATTGTTAGTGCGATTTCGATTGTGATGGGTAGTCTATTAGGTTTAGTCATGGGGTATGGCCTGCTGCAACTGATGTTACAACTCATTCCTCAGCTGGAATTAAGTTTTTCGCTAATACCGCTTTTACTTGGGCCGTTACCAATCGCTATTTTTACGAGTGTGATTGTACTGCTTGGATTTATTTTGCCAAGTATTTGGGAGCTTTTAAATACACCGCCTATTCGGGTTATTCGTGAACAGGCAAAATCTCGAAAATCATTATTTTTTATGTTTTTTGCCGGTATTAGCAGCCTGATTGTTTTTAGCTTGGTGCTGAGTGAAAACTTGATGCTCAGCATTTCGGTTTTGGCTGCTATTATCATTCTTTGTATTTTTCTTTACACCGCTGTTTGGTTATTGCTTCATAGCTTAAAAAAGATGAAAAATCGGTTGTCTTTTTATATTCGTTCTCCGTCTCAAAGTGCATTACAAATTACTGCTCTGGCTTTAGGATTAAGCCTCATTACGGTGTTAAGTGTCTTAAGAACAGATTTATTACAGCGTTGGCAGCAGCAACTTCCCGAAGGAACACCTAATCAATTTGTTTATGGGTTACCGCCATTTGACTTAAAAGATTTTGAACAACAATTAAAGCAAAATGGTTGGCAAAGCACGCCGTTATATCCAAATATCCGTGGCCGATTATTGGCAAAGAATGATGTACCTTTTTCGGAAGAAGCTATAAAACAGAATAATTCTTTGCGCCGCGAATTAAATTTAACTCAGTCTAATCAATTGCCGAATGACAATGCCATTACAAAAGGACAAGCTCAGTTTAGTGGTGTAGGGCAAGTTTCTGTTGAAAACAAAACGGCTGAAAGCCTTGGTATTCAAATTGGAGATAAGCTTAGCTTTAGTCTGCCAGAAGGCACTTTACAGGCCAAAGTTATTAACTTCCGAAGTGTAGAGTGGGAAAGTTTTAGCCCTAACTTTTTCTTTATTTTTTCACCTAAAACGTTAGATGAAAATGCTGGAAGTTACTTGGGTAGCTTTTATGTACCTAAGCTAGATCAACCAAAAATGATTAATATCATTCAGCAGTTTTCGAATACGGTATTTATTGATGTTGATCGAATTTTAGATGAAGTAAAACGCTTAATGAATGTTTTGGTCAAAATTGTGACTGTACTGGCAGCATTAGTTGGGTTTTCAGGCGTATTAGTTCTTGTTGCATGTTTAAATCTATTAATGGATGAGCGACGCCGTGAAGTTGCTTTATTACGTTCATTTGGTTTGTCAAAAAACAAAATGAAGCAAATGCTTAGTTTTGAGATAGGGTTTTTAGGATTGTTAGCAGGCATAGTGGCCTGCTGTTTTGCAGAAGTAATTAGTGCTATTGCTAGTTATAAAATGAATATGGCAATACAGTGGCATTTTGAAATATGGCTGATTTTACCGCTTGGCATGATGCTGGTCTGTGCTTTGATTGGTCGTTATCGACTCGGTTATCTTTGCAACTTACCACCTTTACAAAGCTTAAGAGAATTAAACCAGTTGTAA
- a CDS encoding ABC transporter ATP-binding protein — translation MPQPIIAAHQVTQTIQINQNQFTILKEIDLEIFEGEQVAITGRSGSGKSTLLGILATLDQPSEGEVWLCGQAVHQLTEEQRAQIRMQHIGFVFQSFQLLPQLSALENVMLPLRLRKDFDYKTAEKKALDWLHRVGLSRQVEQTPKVLSGGEQQRVAIARALIAEPQIIFADEPTGNLDGQTAQEIESLLFDLNRELGTTLILVTHDRNLATLCQRHVELDDGRLKTVQGG, via the coding sequence ATGCCACAACCCATCATTGCTGCCCATCAAGTTACACAAACTATTCAGATTAACCAAAATCAGTTTACGATTTTAAAAGAGATCGATTTAGAGATTTTTGAAGGGGAACAGGTAGCAATTACGGGGCGTTCTGGCTCAGGTAAATCGACCTTGCTGGGAATTTTGGCGACTTTAGATCAACCGTCTGAAGGCGAAGTTTGGTTGTGCGGGCAAGCTGTTCATCAGCTAACAGAGGAACAACGCGCCCAAATCAGAATGCAGCATATTGGTTTTGTATTTCAGTCTTTTCAACTTTTACCTCAGTTGAGTGCGCTTGAAAATGTGATGTTGCCCTTGAGGTTACGTAAAGATTTCGATTATAAAACTGCAGAGAAAAAAGCTTTAGATTGGTTACATCGAGTGGGACTTAGTCGTCAGGTTGAACAAACACCTAAAGTCTTATCTGGAGGAGAACAGCAACGTGTTGCAATTGCACGAGCACTGATTGCAGAACCACAAATTATTTTTGCTGATGAACCGACTGGAAACCTAGATGGTCAGACAGCACAAGAAATTGAGAGTCTACTTTTTGATTTAAATCGAGAGTTAGGTACAACTCTGATTTTGGTGACCCATGACCGTAATCTAGCAACCCTTTGTCAGCGTCATGTTGAATTAGACGACGGCCGACTAAAGACAGTACAGGGTGGTTAA